The following nucleotide sequence is from Pseudarthrobacter psychrotolerans.
GAACAGCTGACCGGCGAGCTCCATCGTTTCCAGGTACTCAAGATCCTGCGCCCGGCGGGCCACGGGGCTGTCATGGATGGCCGGCACGGTGCCATCGGCGGTGCTGATGGCGGTGAGTGCGCCGATCATGGCACGCAGCGTCTGCTGCGTTTCCTCCGGGATTTCGGCTGCGGACCATCCCCGCAGTGACAGGAGGGAGGCCCGCAGAACGAACATGTGATAGTACGGTGCGCCTTCCCATTCCCATCCGTCCGGGAGGATTGCGGCCTGCAGGTGCCGGGACAAGCCCACCGGGCTGCTCATCAAATCCCCGCGGGTATCAAGGTCCCCGTCCAGGGCGGCCAGGGCGCCGCTGGCAAGGCGTTCCGCGGCTGTCAGCCAGGCGGTGTAGTTGCTCTTCAGCTTTCCGGCATCGATGAGTTCGGCACGGCCCGCCCGGACCGTCTCCAGGATGGCAGCCAGGAGGCCGCGGGCATCGTCCTCGGCAGAGCCCCAGTCGAGATCCGGGAGCTGTTCGCACAGTGCCCAGATGCCGTCAGCCACGGCCACACCCCAAATGGCTTCGGTCAGTGCCTGGTGGAACAAGCGGCCGCGGACCATCCAGTGTTCGGCGCCTTCGTTGGGTTTGTTCCCGACCGTATCCAGCAGCGCGCGGTATTGGGCGAGGGCCTCAAAGACATGTGCCGCTTCGCCGCGGTGACCGGCGAGCCGGATGCGCCGGGCAGCCTGCTGATGGCACATCACGGTCCAGGCGCCGGAATACGGTTCGCCGGAGACCTCGCATCCCGCCGGGCAGCGGAAGGCCTGGTTTTCGCTGGTCGACTCACCCGGAAGCAGCTCGGCACCATGTACCGGGCAGGCAAAGTTGTGCCACCAACCGCCAGGCCGGTTCGGGATGGCTGGCCGGTCGTACGTGGTCTGCGGTGTGACTGTCATTTGATCTTCTCTCCGCCGGTGACATCCCAGGTTTCCCCGGTGATGAACGAAGCCTCGGGGGAACTGAGGAACGTGACAACATTGGCGACGTCCTCAGCGGTGCCGGAGCGGCCCAGTGGAATCCCGGAGGAAATTTTCCTCTGCGCCTCCGCACCCGTGAACGTGTCGTGGAAGGCGGTGTTGGCGATAAAACCAGGTGCCACGGCATTGACCCGCACCCCCGCAGGTGCCAACTCCTTGGCCAGGGCCCGGGCCAGGCCGTCAACACCGGCCTTCGCCGCGGCGTAGGCGATGGCACCGGGACCGCCGCCGTTGTGCGCGGCCACGGAGGACATCAGGATGACGGAACCGCCGCTTTCCGCCAACAGGGGCGCTGCGGCCTGGACGGTAAAGAAGGCGCTGCTCAGGTTGACATCAATCACTTTGTGCCAGAACTCGACGTCGATATCCGCAAGGGCGCGGCGGTCCACCAGGTGGCCGGCGTTGGCAACCACGGTGTCCAGGCCGCCCAGCTCGTCCCTTGCGGCGCGCAGCAGATCGTCCACATCCTGTTGGACTGTCAGGTCGGCACGCACCGCGACGGCGTTCCTGCCGAGGGCATGGATCTCGGCAACGGTATCCTGCGCATCATCCTTGCTCGTGTTGTAGTGCACAACGATGTCGGCGCCGGACTTTGCGAGGGCCAGCGCGCAGGCGCGGCCAATACCGTGGCCGGCCCCGGTGACGAGGGCACGCGTGGGAAGGGTGGGGGAAGTCAAAGACAAGGTGTTCTCCTGTTTCATTATTTGATGCCTGCGTGGGTGAATCCGTCGACGAAATAGCGCTGGCCCAGCAGGAACAGCGCCACCATCGGGAGCGTGGCCAGTGCAGTTCCGGCCATCAGCAGCGACCATTGGGTGGTGTTTTCGTTCTGGAAGACGGATAGGCCTACCTGGATGACTCGCAGGTTGTCCGAGGATGTGACCAGCAGTGGCCACAGGAAGTTGTTCCAGGAGGACTCAAACGTC
It contains:
- a CDS encoding SDR family oxidoreductase, with the protein product MSLTSPTLPTRALVTGAGHGIGRACALALAKSGADIVVHYNTSKDDAQDTVAEIHALGRNAVAVRADLTVQQDVDDLLRAARDELGGLDTVVANAGHLVDRRALADIDVEFWHKVIDVNLSSAFFTVQAAAPLLAESGGSVILMSSVAAHNGGGPGAIAYAAAKAGVDGLARALAKELAPAGVRVNAVAPGFIANTAFHDTFTGAEAQRKISSGIPLGRSGTAEDVANVVTFLSSPEASFITGETWDVTGGEKIK